A segment of the Helicobacter sp. 'house sparrow 1' genome:
GGAGTTCTATCAATAAGAATGACGCTTTATCGTGTGGGAAAGGATTCCCCAATTGTTGAGGCATTAATTCGTGCTGCAGAAACAAAGCAAGTAACAGTATTGGTAGAGTTAAAAGCACGCTTTGATGAAGAAAATAATTTACATTGGGCAAAAGCATTAGAAGAGGCTGGAGCACATGTTATTTATGGAATTTTTGGTTTAAAGGTTCATGCAAAGGTTGCTTTAGTGATAAGACAAGAAAGTGATAGATTACAAGGTTATATTCATCTAAGTAGTGGAAATTATAATCCGTTGTCTGCCAAAATTTACACTGATTTAAGCTTATTAAGTGCTAATAATCATTTTACAGAAGATATAATCCGCTTTTTCCACGCTTTGTCTATAGGGACAGCTTACAAAACGGTTTTACAAAATCTTTATATTGCACCTACACAAATTAAGCAAAAGATTTTAGAGCTCATTCATAAAGAGATGCATTATGGTGAAGATGGACATATTATTTTAAAAGCTAATGCACTTGTAGATACAGATGTGATTAAAATGCTTTATATGGCTTCATTAAAAGGGGTAAAAATAGATTTATTAATTAGAGGCATTTGTTGTTTGGTCCCTCAATGCGAAGGACTAAGCGAGAATATACGAGTATTTTCTTTGGTTGGAAAATACTTAGAGCATACAAGAATTTATTATTTTAAGCATCATGATGAGATTTATTTTTCGAGCGCAGACTTAATGCCACGCAATTTAGAAAGACGTGTTGAAATTTTAACTCCTATTAAATCTTTAGAGGGAAAAAATAAGATATTGGACATTTTAAAAATGCAATTAAAAGATGATGTTAATTTATATGAATTGCAATCTGATGGTAGCTATAAAAAGATTGCAACACAAGAGGGCTTTAATGCTCAAATTTTCTATGAAGATTATGTAAATAGAATTTATACTTCATTTGAGTAAAAGGAGAATAATGAAAAGCTCTATTGTTATTATGGCTGCTGGTAAGGGGACAAGAATGTGTTCCCAGACGCCAAAATTTCTTCATAAAATTTGTGGAAAACCATTAGGTTTTTATGTGATTGCAGAAGCTTTGAAAGTTAGTGATGACATTCATATTGTATTAGCACATCAAGCAGATTTAATCAAGCAACAGATTTTAGAAAATTTCAATTCTAGTTCTATCCATTTCCATTTTCAAGATTTAGAAAATTTTCCTGGAACTGGTGGGGCTTTGATGGATAGGGGTTCTCAGAGATTTTTTGAAGTAAAATATGAGAGAGTTTTAATTTTAAATGGAGATATGCCTTTAGTTACAGAAATACAGATGCGGGATTTACTTCAAGTTGATTCAGAGATTGTTCTTAGCGTAATAAAACTAGAAGACCCAAGTGGCTATGGACGTGTTCTCATTAAAGATAATCATGTACTAGGTATTGTAGAAGAAAAAGACTGTAATGATATACAAAAAAAGATTAATACGGTCAATGCTGGAGTTTATGTAGTAAAAAAACAGATATTAGGAGAATTTTTGCCTAGTCTAAAAAACTTTAATGCGCAAAAGGAGTATTATCTTACAGATCTTGTATCTTTTGGTGTTACAAAAGGATTAAAAATTACTCCTGTATTTAGCAGGAGCGATGCTTTTTTTGGTGTGAATTCAAGAGTGGATTTAGCAATTGCACAAGATAAAATGTTAGATAGGATAAGAAAAAATGCAATGTTAAAGGGGGTAACTATGCATTTGCCTCATACAATCTATATTGAAAGTGATGTGGAATTTGAGGGTGAGTGTGAGTTGCAAGAGGGGGTGAGAATCACAGGAAAGAGTAGAATTGTTCAAAGTCTTATTAAGTCTCATAGTGTTATAGAATCTAGCGAGGTTATTTCAAGTGATATAGGACCTTTAGCCCATATAAGACCAAATAGTTTTATGAAAGATACTCATATTGGAAATTTTGTAGAGGTTAAATCCAGCACTCTTAATGGGGTCAAGGCAGGACATTTGAGTTATTTAGGTGATTGTGAAATACAGCAAGGAAGTAATATAGGGGCGGGTGTAATCACTTGTAATTATGATGGAGTAAGAAAGCATCAAACCTTTATTGGGGAAAATGTTTTTGTTGGAAGCGATACGCAACTTGTCGCACCTCTTAGGATTGAATCTAATGTTTTAATAGGAGCTGGAAGCACAGTTACAAAAGATTGCAAAGAGGGGGATTTAGTTTTATCAAGGACCTCTCAAAGAAATGTTCCGAGAGGATTTTTCAAATTTTTTAACAAGGTGTAAGATTACATTTCTTCTTTGGCTTGTATGCCCAGTAGTTTTAATCCAAGAGTAAGTGATGCACTCACTACTGAGCAGATTCTTAGAAGCTTTGCTTCATCACAAGAACCTAGTATTTTATGAGAGTTGTAAAAGCTGTGAAAACTTCCTGCAAGATTCTTTAAGTATTCACATACCTTTTGCAAGGCTCTTTCTTCAAAGGCATTTTCTAATACTCTATGCAGTTGCATTGCTTGAAATAAAAGATTCATAGCATCTTGATTATCTAAGTTTATAAGGCTTGTATCTAAGGATTTTTGAGAATCTGTAGTTGCTTTTTTAAGAAGAGTATGAATCCTTGCATTTGCATAGTTGATATAAAAGACAGGATTATTTGAATCTTGCCGTTCAAGATCTTTTACATCAAATTCTAAGGCTGTATCAAGTTTTTTAGACAAGAATACAAAGCGCAAGCAATCTGAACCAATATCTTTCAACACATCTTTCATTAATATAAAGTTACCTGCTCTTTTACTCATCTTATAAGGCTCTCCACCCTTAAGAAGGCTGACCATTTGAGCTAAAATAACTTCAAGTTTCCTGCTATCAAAACCTAAAAATTCTAAACTTGCCTGAATTCTTTTGATATATCCATGATGATCAGCACCCCAGATATTAATATAATGGTCATAATTCCTCATAAATTTATCATTATGATAAATAATATCTCCTGCCAAATAGGTGGGTTCTTGGTTGTCTCGCACAATCACACGATCCTTTTCATCACCTTTTTCTTGAGATTTAAGCCAAATTTTATGATCCTTTTCATAGATTGCATTGTGTTCTTTGAGTTTTTGAAAAATAAGATTCCACTGAGGATATAAAGCCTTCTCGCTTACAAAAAAATCAAAATCAATGCCAACTTCGCAAAGATTTTGCTTAATCTCTTCCATCATTAGCTCTTTTCCAAAATCACCCAATCTTTCAATATTTTCTTGTTTAAAAATATCTTTGCCAAATTTTTTTTCAGCAAGATGAGCTATTTCTATAATATACTCGCCTTTATAATAGCTTTCTGGGTATTCTACTTCTTGTTTTAGTAGATGTTCTTGCCCTGCTAGAAGGATGGATAACCCAAGCATATGGATTTGTGCTCCCGCATCATTGATGTAATATTCTGTAAAAACATCATATCCTAGGTACTTTCCTATCCTAAAAA
Coding sequences within it:
- the glmU gene encoding bifunctional UDP-N-acetylglucosamine diphosphorylase/glucosamine-1-phosphate N-acetyltransferase GlmU, whose amino-acid sequence is MKSSIVIMAAGKGTRMCSQTPKFLHKICGKPLGFYVIAEALKVSDDIHIVLAHQADLIKQQILENFNSSSIHFHFQDLENFPGTGGALMDRGSQRFFEVKYERVLILNGDMPLVTEIQMRDLLQVDSEIVLSVIKLEDPSGYGRVLIKDNHVLGIVEEKDCNDIQKKINTVNAGVYVVKKQILGEFLPSLKNFNAQKEYYLTDLVSFGVTKGLKITPVFSRSDAFFGVNSRVDLAIAQDKMLDRIRKNAMLKGVTMHLPHTIYIESDVEFEGECELQEGVRITGKSRIVQSLIKSHSVIESSEVISSDIGPLAHIRPNSFMKDTHIGNFVEVKSSTLNGVKAGHLSYLGDCEIQQGSNIGAGVITCNYDGVRKHQTFIGENVFVGSDTQLVAPLRIESNVLIGAGSTVTKDCKEGDLVLSRTSQRNVPRGFFKFFNKV
- the argS gene encoding arginine--tRNA ligase, which encodes MHQSIKQLLEDTLRISNVVLEIPKNSSYGHYATPVAFTLAKELKKSPIIIAQDIVQQLSNSEVFSKVEAVNGYINLTLSHQFLDSQIDIFLQSLKQPLSAKKQSILIEYVSANPTGPLHIGHARGAVFGDSLFRIGKYLGYDVFTEYYINDAGAQIHMLGLSILLAGQEHLLKQEVEYPESYYKGEYIIEIAHLAEKKFGKDIFKQENIERLGDFGKELMMEEIKQNLCEVGIDFDFFVSEKALYPQWNLIFQKLKEHNAIYEKDHKIWLKSQEKGDEKDRVIVRDNQEPTYLAGDIIYHNDKFMRNYDHYINIWGADHHGYIKRIQASLEFLGFDSRKLEVILAQMVSLLKGGEPYKMSKRAGNFILMKDVLKDIGSDCLRFVFLSKKLDTALEFDVKDLERQDSNNPVFYINYANARIHTLLKKATTDSQKSLDTSLINLDNQDAMNLLFQAMQLHRVLENAFEERALQKVCEYLKNLAGSFHSFYNSHKILGSCDEAKLLRICSVVSASLTLGLKLLGIQAKEEM